One window of the Archangium lipolyticum genome contains the following:
- a CDS encoding acyltransferase family protein, with amino-acid sequence MESAKAAHQAFLKTKTFGALDGLRALAIFAVVLYHVLEAREGLVGRFYLSVSLFFAISGFLITTLLLRERESTGTISLKGFYARRSLRIFPLYYAVTALYIVLVYFFEQDMVVRGAFFDNVKYYLTYTSNWFIKLEEGRIIFYFAWSMATEEQFYLLWPFVVRYFKSTWGPVVFMSGMLAVGIFMGWATKTGYLDTTHLWVRVLASISISVCMGCLSAYLVHYPQPFEWTWKVLGQVWSVPVIVVLVFFAIYNHDTPLWLSSFLLTAMVIAMCIRPHHVMAPLIDHKWLRYVGSITYGIYLMHMISLNIVRRVVPHNLILYYVLTLALSIGLATLSYRYFEKPFLKLKNRFDWRDKKPAEPAAQPVASTPVGPS; translated from the coding sequence ATGGAATCAGCCAAAGCCGCCCATCAAGCGTTTCTCAAGACCAAGACCTTCGGAGCGTTGGATGGGCTCCGAGCCCTCGCCATCTTCGCGGTGGTGCTCTACCACGTGCTGGAGGCGCGTGAGGGGCTCGTGGGGCGCTTCTACCTGAGCGTCTCGCTGTTCTTCGCCATCAGCGGCTTCCTCATCACCACGCTGCTGCTGCGCGAGCGCGAGAGCACGGGCACCATCTCGCTCAAGGGCTTCTACGCGAGGCGCTCGCTGCGCATCTTCCCGCTCTACTACGCGGTGACGGCGCTCTACATCGTGCTCGTGTATTTCTTCGAGCAGGACATGGTGGTGCGCGGGGCCTTCTTCGACAACGTGAAGTACTACCTCACGTACACGTCGAACTGGTTCATCAAGCTGGAAGAGGGCCGCATCATCTTCTACTTCGCGTGGTCCATGGCCACCGAGGAGCAGTTCTACCTGCTGTGGCCGTTCGTGGTGCGCTACTTCAAGAGCACCTGGGGGCCGGTGGTGTTCATGTCGGGGATGCTGGCGGTGGGCATCTTCATGGGCTGGGCGACGAAGACGGGCTACCTGGACACGACGCACCTGTGGGTGCGCGTCCTGGCGAGCATCTCCATCTCCGTGTGCATGGGCTGCCTGTCGGCGTACCTGGTGCACTACCCCCAGCCGTTCGAGTGGACGTGGAAGGTGCTGGGGCAGGTGTGGAGCGTGCCGGTGATTGTCGTCCTGGTGTTCTTCGCCATCTACAACCACGACACGCCGCTGTGGCTGTCCTCGTTCCTGCTCACGGCGATGGTCATCGCCATGTGCATCCGTCCCCACCACGTGATGGCGCCGCTCATCGACCACAAGTGGCTGCGCTACGTGGGCTCCATCACCTACGGCATCTACCTGATGCACATGATTTCGCTGAACATCGTGCGCCGGGTGGTGCCGCACAACCTGATTCTCTATTACGTGCTGACGCTGGCGCTGAGCATCGGCCTGGCGACGCTGAGCTACCGTTACTTCGAGAAGCCCTTCCTGAAGCTGAAGAACCGCTTCGACTGGCGCGACAAGAAGCCGGCGGAGCCCGCGGCGCAGCCGGTGGCGAGCACCCCGGTGGGCCCGAGCTGA
- a CDS encoding WecB/TagA/CpsF family glycosyltransferase yields the protein MESQEGIKAERARNFITLMERIRIIDDEAAERALLDELTRPGRPFILSFVNAHAVNLGWNQPGMLDGLMRSDMLLRDGIGVKLGLRAFQKPFGLNMNGTDFIPKIARAYKGRKVALFGTRSPWLDNARRTLEEWGLTIVASQEGFDPPETYVRLAVETKPDLIIMAMGMPKQEEVSVKLREALSHPVLIVNGGAILDYIGGKVPRAPLVMRKTGMEWLFRLAVEPRRLFSRYVLGIPIYFSHVAEVRRSGSVGQPGGRAEPR from the coding sequence ATGGAGAGCCAGGAGGGCATCAAGGCCGAGCGGGCGCGCAACTTCATCACGTTGATGGAGCGCATCCGCATCATCGACGACGAGGCGGCGGAGCGGGCGCTGCTCGACGAGCTCACGCGCCCGGGGCGTCCCTTCATCCTCTCCTTCGTCAACGCGCACGCGGTGAACCTGGGTTGGAATCAACCGGGGATGCTGGACGGGCTGATGCGCTCGGACATGCTGCTGCGCGATGGCATCGGGGTGAAGCTGGGGCTGAGGGCCTTCCAGAAGCCGTTCGGGCTGAACATGAACGGGACGGACTTCATCCCCAAGATTGCCCGTGCGTACAAGGGCCGGAAGGTGGCGCTCTTCGGCACGCGCTCGCCGTGGTTGGACAACGCGCGGCGCACGCTGGAGGAGTGGGGGCTGACGATCGTCGCGAGCCAGGAGGGGTTCGACCCGCCGGAGACGTACGTGCGGCTGGCGGTGGAGACGAAGCCGGACCTCATCATCATGGCGATGGGGATGCCCAAGCAGGAGGAGGTGTCGGTGAAGCTGCGCGAGGCCCTCTCGCACCCGGTGCTCATCGTCAACGGGGGCGCCATCCTGGACTACATCGGGGGCAAGGTGCCGAGGGCGCCGCTGGTGATGCGCAAGACGGGGATGGAGTGGCTGTTCCGCCTGGCGGTGGAGCCCCGGCGGCTGTTCAGCCGCTATGTCCTTGGCATCCCCATCTATTTTTCCCACGTGGCGGAAGTGCGGCGGTCGGGGAGCGTGGGGCAGCCGGGCGGGCGAGCGGAACCCCGGTGA
- a CDS encoding amidase produces MQELHFLPAHRLAALVRAREVSARELLEVHLEQVARHNARLNALVTLDEENARQRAREADEALARGESWGPLHGVPMTIKDSFMTAGVRTTSSYKRLRHHVPKHDATVVARLKAAGAILLGKTNLPTFTLDLQTNGHLFGRASNPWDETRTPGGSTGGGAAAVASGMSPFEVGSDLAGSIRVPSHYCGIFGFKPTEHRVPTSGHIPPMPGRPRGVRYEGAAGPLARSLEDLKLGLKLLAGPDDQDWDVPPVPLRNVRPRELRSYRIAWTDDFGGLPVTRETRTALEKLALTLERLGCRIERAGPRNLDYDELWEVWGRVLGAELGAEMQSVTRFVFSLRFKAMRGDAPLNRGIVRGVQSQMPEYIEALALHDRITGQVESFLSQWDAWLCPVTVGQAFTHRRSGEWIDVDGQQVPYITGTCAFTCVFNLTGHPVAVLPLTRLVDSPLPLGIQVIGRRWQDEELLAFCEALTEITGEFRKPPGF; encoded by the coding sequence ATGCAGGAGCTCCACTTCCTTCCGGCCCACCGGCTCGCGGCCCTCGTGCGGGCTCGCGAGGTGTCGGCCCGGGAGCTACTGGAAGTGCACCTCGAGCAGGTGGCCCGGCACAACGCGCGCCTCAACGCCCTCGTGACGCTCGACGAGGAAAACGCCCGCCAGCGCGCCCGCGAGGCCGATGAGGCGCTCGCCCGCGGCGAGTCCTGGGGCCCCCTGCACGGCGTCCCCATGACCATCAAGGACTCGTTCATGACCGCCGGGGTGCGCACCACCAGCAGCTACAAGCGCCTGCGCCACCACGTCCCCAAGCATGACGCCACCGTGGTCGCCCGGCTCAAGGCCGCCGGCGCCATCCTCCTGGGCAAGACGAACCTGCCCACCTTCACGTTGGACCTGCAGACGAACGGCCACCTCTTCGGCCGCGCCAGCAACCCCTGGGACGAGACGCGCACCCCCGGAGGCAGCACCGGTGGCGGCGCCGCGGCCGTCGCCTCCGGCATGTCCCCCTTCGAGGTGGGCAGCGACCTGGCCGGCTCCATCCGCGTCCCCTCTCACTACTGCGGCATCTTCGGCTTCAAGCCCACCGAGCACCGCGTCCCCACCTCCGGCCACATCCCCCCCATGCCCGGCCGCCCCCGCGGCGTGCGCTACGAGGGCGCCGCCGGGCCCCTCGCCCGCAGCCTGGAGGACCTCAAGCTGGGACTGAAGCTGCTCGCCGGCCCCGATGACCAGGACTGGGATGTCCCCCCCGTCCCCCTGCGCAACGTGCGCCCCCGCGAGCTGCGCTCCTACCGCATCGCCTGGACCGATGACTTCGGCGGCCTCCCCGTCACCCGCGAGACGCGCACCGCCCTGGAGAAGCTCGCCCTCACCCTCGAGCGGCTCGGCTGCCGCATCGAGCGCGCCGGGCCCAGGAACCTCGACTACGACGAGCTGTGGGAGGTGTGGGGCCGCGTGCTCGGCGCCGAGCTCGGCGCCGAGATGCAGTCCGTCACCCGCTTCGTCTTCAGCCTCCGCTTCAAGGCCATGCGCGGCGATGCACCCCTCAACCGCGGCATCGTGCGCGGCGTGCAGAGCCAGATGCCCGAGTACATCGAAGCCCTCGCCCTCCATGACCGCATCACCGGCCAGGTCGAGTCCTTCCTCTCCCAATGGGACGCCTGGCTCTGCCCCGTCACCGTGGGCCAGGCCTTCACCCACCGCCGCAGTGGCGAGTGGATCGACGTGGACGGACAGCAGGTGCCCTACATCACCGGCACCTGCGCCTTCACCTGCGTGTTCAACCTCACCGGCCACCCCGTCGCCGTTCTTCCCCTCACCCGCCTGGTCGACTCGCCCCTCCCCCTCGGCATCCAGGTCATCGGCCGCAGATGGCAGGACGAGGAGCTCCTCGCCTTCTGCGAGGCCCTCACCGAGATTACTGGCGAGTTCCGCAAGCCCCCGGGGTTCTGA
- a CDS encoding M20/M25/M40 family metallo-hydrolase, whose protein sequence is MPSALPLSAALLSLLTAPPKAPAAATKDAGPSPQVAAQLIGAALSEGHAYARLAELTDGIGPRLSGSEGEQAAVQWAKRSFEADGVKVWLEPVKVPRWVRGEESARVLASERFRGHPLAILALGGSVGTPAEGITAEVIEVRSLEEVAALGDKVKGKIVFFNHAMAEAADYGKYAGLRTRGASVAAKAGAVATLVRSLATASLRSPHTGAMRYEEGVPRIPSAAVSVEDAELLHRLVGGGPVKVELKLGCQTLPDADSFNVVAEVKGREKPREVVLLGAHLDSWDVGTGAHDDGAGVTMVMEAARLIAKVKPAPRRTVRVVLFANEENGLKGGRAYAEAHAAELGTHVAALEMDSGGGKPLGVTFRAGPGGEELMRPWLRPLEALGAGVILPGEAGGADISPLIPARVPFVGVRVDSSRYFDVHHSHADTLDKVDPKDLAQSTAALTWVSYVLAEVPGVLPRPEAPPEVPKAATTPKPSAP, encoded by the coding sequence GTGCCCTCGGCCCTTCCCCTGTCCGCCGCACTCCTCTCCCTGCTCACCGCCCCGCCGAAGGCTCCGGCGGCCGCGACGAAGGACGCGGGCCCCTCACCGCAGGTGGCGGCGCAGCTCATTGGCGCGGCGCTGTCCGAGGGCCATGCCTACGCGCGGCTCGCGGAGCTCACCGACGGCATCGGCCCGCGTCTGTCCGGCTCCGAGGGAGAGCAGGCCGCGGTGCAGTGGGCGAAGCGGAGCTTCGAGGCCGACGGTGTGAAGGTATGGCTGGAGCCGGTGAAGGTGCCGCGCTGGGTGCGAGGCGAGGAGAGCGCGCGGGTGCTCGCCTCGGAGCGTTTCCGTGGGCACCCGCTGGCCATCCTGGCGCTGGGAGGCAGCGTGGGGACGCCGGCCGAGGGAATCACCGCCGAGGTCATCGAGGTGCGCTCGCTGGAGGAGGTGGCGGCGCTGGGCGACAAGGTGAAGGGGAAGATCGTCTTCTTCAACCACGCGATGGCCGAGGCGGCGGACTACGGCAAGTACGCGGGGCTGCGCACGAGGGGCGCGTCGGTGGCGGCGAAGGCGGGGGCGGTAGCCACGCTGGTGCGCTCGCTGGCGACGGCGTCGCTGCGCTCGCCGCACACGGGAGCGATGCGCTACGAGGAGGGCGTGCCGCGGATTCCGTCGGCGGCGGTGTCGGTGGAGGACGCGGAGCTGCTGCACCGGCTGGTGGGGGGCGGGCCGGTGAAGGTGGAGTTGAAGCTGGGGTGCCAGACGCTGCCGGACGCGGACTCCTTCAACGTGGTGGCGGAGGTGAAGGGCCGCGAGAAGCCGCGGGAGGTGGTGCTGCTGGGAGCGCACCTGGACTCCTGGGACGTGGGGACGGGGGCGCACGATGACGGCGCGGGCGTGACGATGGTGATGGAGGCGGCGCGGCTCATCGCGAAGGTGAAGCCGGCGCCGAGGCGCACGGTGAGGGTGGTGCTCTTCGCGAACGAGGAGAACGGGCTGAAGGGAGGAAGGGCCTACGCGGAGGCGCACGCGGCGGAGCTGGGCACGCACGTGGCGGCGCTCGAGATGGACTCTGGGGGAGGCAAGCCGTTGGGCGTGACGTTCCGTGCGGGCCCTGGGGGCGAGGAGCTGATGCGTCCCTGGCTGAGGCCGCTGGAGGCGCTGGGGGCGGGCGTCATCCTGCCGGGCGAGGCGGGGGGAGCGGACATCTCGCCGCTGATACCGGCGCGGGTGCCCTTCGTGGGGGTGAGGGTGGACAGCAGCCGGTACTTCGACGTGCACCACTCGCACGCGGACACGCTGGACAAGGTGGATCCGAAGGATCTGGCGCAGAGCACGGCGGCGCTGACGTGGGTGAGCTACGTGCTGGCGGAGGTGCCAGGGGTGCTGCCGCGTCCCGAGGCCCCGCCGGAGGTGCCCAAGGCGGCGACGACGCCGAAGCCCTCGGCGCCGTGA
- a CDS encoding universal stress protein — MSKIQRILVPVDFSETSKKALEYAYFIANRFDAKLDVLHVWRPSEYAGDAMVVLTRSEPELTLSTVLRNHADQQLSVFLQGVPHSKQLLESGEPAQVIAKVAGEGGYDLVIMGTHGRTGLSHVMMGSVAEKVVRMAPCPVLTYRTPEKK, encoded by the coding sequence ATGAGCAAGATCCAGCGAATCCTCGTGCCGGTCGACTTCTCCGAGACCTCGAAGAAGGCCCTGGAGTACGCGTACTTCATCGCCAACCGCTTCGACGCGAAGCTGGACGTGCTGCACGTATGGCGTCCCTCGGAGTACGCGGGGGATGCGATGGTGGTGCTGACGCGCAGCGAGCCGGAGCTCACGCTGTCCACGGTCCTGCGCAACCACGCGGACCAGCAGCTCTCGGTCTTCCTCCAGGGCGTGCCGCACTCGAAGCAGTTGCTGGAGTCGGGTGAGCCGGCGCAGGTCATCGCGAAGGTGGCCGGCGAGGGCGGGTACGACCTCGTCATCATGGGAACGCACGGGCGCACGGGCCTGTCGCACGTGATGATGGGGAGCGTGGCGGAGAAGGTGGTGCGGATGGCGCCCTGCCCGGTGCTCACGTACCGCACCCCCGAGAAGAAGTAG